A stretch of the Oncorhynchus clarkii lewisi isolate Uvic-CL-2024 chromosome 9, UVic_Ocla_1.0, whole genome shotgun sequence genome encodes the following:
- the LOC139416616 gene encoding bridge-like lipid transfer protein family member 3A, which yields MAGIIKKQILKHLSRFTKNLSPDKINLSTLKGEGQLSNLELDEEVLQNMLDLPTWLAVTRVYCNKAAIRIQWTKLKTSPICLFLDKVEVEMRTCEEPRAPNGPSPIAITAGQSEYGFAEKVVEGMSVIINSITIKVQSRAFHASFELWQLQGNSLNPKWQKTDLRYTRITDPKRGEVLTFKEINWQSLRIEADAIESEDQDLGSIPLRLITNQGRIRIALKRRVKDCNVLASKLLFILDDLLWVLTDSQLKAVIHYAKSLSEAMEKSAQQRKNMAAESLQTAPPSPGIHNLWTDPSPPPSVGVPSTLDQYFDQHDVKESSYHTFISRLDLHICNDSSSADPDEPPPPGSQGAMQLTFRKLGFDYYPIHRPADGCQHWEHHCGAMEARAQWACRLLQEFQRRVEASGIPGPHSEIPNQAKDSPAKRAHDGQPSPPDRDQSSRRNSIAPPPPGNPLKRLRSSCVVVRMDDLDIHQVSTGGRHSKKTQSLISCNRKALNLADNIPAIHLQFTEYYFPDNPGLPVPNTNLYAQLNGLQLCLDPASLLWVNLFSRGLLRTLEQVKAFYQLQDGSKAEEHVDIRMDAAQIKLIIPLESSIMDHQDRPQSLNITVPQTVLSNTCHSPHGTRADLNATYSSFSTCHFFQSAPPCSFPRDQSAFLPLPSAFLQHSLEMEPLPFSEMRPLRAKDVWSLSLSRLSVSFEGARKSNKGRAHPFVEPFTMSVWICRPCAFKGCSLVSSPSEPAPVDPNHGSLEQENQLPFNPDHHNQGSKKEAPVASIHFLAQAITPVKVWLNHYQYVALLRMKDTLARLGGELGRDTRDAKQARGQESEPPTMCLALLMDSVELGLLLPPAAMEPEEEAHTPGSESPSLTDSDLSPTHQATSPGLLEDSGIGNGTATVNSSPPIEQEVDGVVEEASEAVEVMEGETTQEDGPVPSPPFSPEHHPSLLSRDPSTFSLEEELSNALTATKDVTKDAFSASLDLTKGAFSITKDAFSFMSRGSGMSKLFTTQAKEQRPEEGCPMASLRLQSMKLSLSQYSFDSAILDGSLPDDHLSVDSDSSDNILMDESGVESMMRPNSTLGPMDSGGSAAPGTEGGSSADLSSSLSQSIEDITQDTASVLLLVLSGIACVADLKGEDLVVAVEVQHLTSRQMGNVRVSDLLARQMSGGSTLGQRQGCRSAPVVGMRIEMGPSAARHGPLSALVGHLELSVQGCRAELLASTLATLGPFLEDELSADVQPMKIRLDNITITLKDDGPKIYPTAPQPQPATFTIDQVVLERSDDGLFRIKGGAGPDSAGGAVVCLEKPDSSCSVQPQQSTSPSQSPSLGSQLLEAQLALSQALTDRERLLLEVRKYDPMFDL from the exons GTTCACCAAGAACCTGTCTCCAGACAAGATAAACCTGAGCACACTGAAGGGCGAGGGTCAGCTGTCCAACCTGGAGCTGGATGAGGAGGTGCTGCAGAACATGCTGGACCTCCCTACCTGGTTGGCTGTCACCCGGGTCTACTGCAACAAGGCTGCAATCAGG ATACAATGGACAAAGTTGAAGACCAGCCCCATCTGCCTG TTCCTTGACaaggtggaggtggagatgagaacgtGTGAGGAGCCCCGTGCTCCAAATGGCCCCTCCCCTATTGCCATCACTGCTGGCCAGAG TGAGTATGGCTTCGCTGAGAAGGTGGTGGAGGGTATGTCTGTCATCATCAACTCCATCACCATCAAGGTGCAGTCCCGTGCCTTTCACGCCTCCTTCGAGCTCTGGCAGCTCCAGGGTAACAGTCTCAACCCCAAATGGCAGAAGACTGACCTCCGCTACACCCGCATCACAGACCccaagagaggagag GTTTTGACGTTTAAGGAGATCAACTGGCAGAGTCTGCGTATAGAGGCTGATGCCATAGAGAGTGAAGACCAGGACCTGGGCAGTATCCCACTACGCCTCATTACCAACCAGGGACGCATCCGCATCGCCCTGAAGCGCAGG GTGAAGGACTGTAATGTTTTGGCCTCGAAGCTGCTCTTCATTTTGGACGACCTGCTGTGGGTGCTGACGGACTCTCAGCTCAAAGCTGTCATCCACTACGCCAAGTCCCTGAGTGAGGCCATGGAGAAGTCTGCCCAGCAGAGGAAGAATATGGCTGCAGAGTCTCTACAG ACTGCACCCCCATCCCCTGGTATCCACAATCTATGGACAGACCCTTCACCCCCCCCCAGCGTTGGTGTACCCAGTACCCTGGACCAGTACTTTGATCAACACGACGTCAAAGAGTCTTCCTACCACACCTTCATCTCTCGTCTAGACCTGCACATATGCAACGACAGCTCCTCAGCAGACCCCG ATGAGCCTCCACCTCCAGGCTCCCAGGGTGCAATGCAGTTGACCTTCCGGAAGCTGGGTTTTGACTACTACCCCATCCACCGGCCCG CTGATGGCTGTCAGCACTGGGAGCATCACTGTGGAGCAATGGAGGCCCGAGCCCAGTGGGCTTGCAGACTGCTGCAGGAGTTCCAGAGGAGGGTGGAGGCGTCAGGTATCCCTGGTCCACATTCTGAGATCCCCAACCAGGCCAAGGACTCCCCCGCCAAGAGGGCTCACG ATGGACAGCCCAGCCCCCCTGACAGGGATCAGAGCTCCAGGAGGAACTCAATAGCACCTCCTCCCCCGGGGAATCCTCTGAAGAGGCTCCGCTCTAGCTGTGTGGTGGTACGAATGGATGACCTTGATATCCATCAG GTGTCTACAGGGGGACGCCACAGCAAGAAGACCCAGTCCTTAATATCCTGTAACCGCAAGGCCCTGAACCTAGCAGACAATATACCAGCCATCCACCTGCAATTCACAGAGTATTACTTCCCTGACAACCCTGGTTTGCCTG TGCCCAACACTAACCTGTATGCCCAGCTGAACGGCCTACAGCTGTGCCTAGACCCAGCCAGTCTGCTGTGGGTCAACCTGTTCTCGCGGGGCCTACTGCGTACCCTGGAGCAGGTCAAAGCCTTCTACCAACTCCAGGACGGCAGCAAGGCAGAGGAGCACGTGGACATCCGCATGGACGCAGCACAGATCAAG ttGATTATTCCCCTGGAGTCATCCATCATGGACCACCAAGACAGGCCCCAGTCTCTGAACATCACTGTTCCCCAGACGGTCCTCAGCAACACCTGCCACTCCCCACACGGCACCCGGGCCGACCTCAACGCCACCTACAGCAGCTTCTCCACCTGCCACTTCTTCCAGTCCGCTCCCCCCTGCTCCTTCCCCCGAGACCAGAGCGCCTTTCTCCCCCTACCCTCTGCCTTCCTCCAGCACTCCCTGGAGATGGAGCCCCTGCCCTTTTCTGAGATGAGGCCCCTCCGGGCCAAGGACGTCTGGTCCCTAAGTCTCTCCCGCCTGTCCGTGAGCTTCGAGGGGGCACGGAAAAGCAACAAGGGCAGAGCTCACCCCTTCGTGGAGCCTTTCACCATGTCTGTGTGGATATGTCGTCCATGTGCGTTTAAGGGCTGttccctggtctcctctcccaGTGAACCAGCTCCTGTAGATCCCAACCATGGATCCTTAGAGCAGGAGAACCAGCTCCCTTTCAACCCTGACCACCACAACCAGGGCAGTAAAAAGGAGGCTCCAGTGGCCTCTATTCACTTCCTGGCCCAGGCCATCACACCGGTCAAGGTGTGGCTCAACCACTACCAGTATGTGGCCCTGCTGCGGATGAAGGACACCCTGGCCAGGCTGGGGGGCGAGCTGGGCCGGGACACCAGGGATGCTAAGCAGGCCAGGGGCCAGGAGTCTGAGCCCCCTACGATGTGCCTAGCCCTCCTAATGGACTCAGTGGAGCTGGGGCTCCTGCTACCACCTGCAGCCATGGAGCCTGAGGAGGAGGCCCACACCCCAGGATCTGAAAGCCCCAGCCTGACAGACTCCGACCTCTCCCCCACTCACCAGGCTACATCGCCAGGCCTTCTTGAGGACAGTGGGATAGGAAATGGTACTGCCACCGTCAACAGCTCTCCTCCCATTGAGCAGGAAGTGGATGGTGTGGTAGAGGAGGCCAGCGAGGCAGTAGAGGTCATGGAGGGGGAGACAACCCAGGAGGATggtcctgtcccctctcctcccttctcccctgaacaccatccctccctcctgtctAGGGACCCCTCTACCTTCAGCCTGGAGGAAGAGCTGTCCAACGCCCTCACTGCCACCAAGGACGTCACCAAAGATGCATTTAGTGCCTCCCTGGACCTGACTAAAGGGGCTTTCTCCATAACAAAAGATGCCTTCAGCTTCATGAGTCGCGGGTCAGGGATGAGCAAGCTGTTCACTACACAGGCCAA GGAGCAGCGCCCCGAGGAGGGATGCCCTATGGCCAGTCTGCGGCTCCAGTCCATGAAGCTGTCTCTCTCACAGTACTCATTTGACAGCGCCATCCTGGACGGAAGCCTGCCCGACGACCACCTCTCAGTGGACAGCGACTCTAGTGACAACATTCTCATGGATG AGTCAGGAGTAGAGTCCATGATGCGACCCAACAGCACCCTTGGGCCCATGGACAGTGGAGGCAGCGCTGCCccggggacagagggagggtcaTCAGCCGACCTGAGCAGCTCCCTGTCCCAGAGCATTGAGGACATCACACAGGACACA GCCTCTGTGTTGTTGCTGGTGCTCAGTGGTATTGCCTGTGTGGCGGACCTGAAGGGAGAGGACCTGGTGGTGGCAGTGGAGGTCCAGCATCTCACCTCCAGACAGATGGGCAACGTAAGGGTCTCTGACCTGCTGGCCAGACAAATGTCAG GTGGGTCcaccctgggacagagacagggctGCAGGTCAGCTCCAGTGGTGGGCATGCGAATAGAGATGGGTCCCTCTGCAGCACGGCACGGTCCCCTCTCTGCGTTGGTAGGTCACCTGGAGCTGAGTGTGCAGGGCTGTCGGGCGGAGCTCCTGGCCTCCACCCTGGCTACCCTGGGGCCCTTCCTGGAGGATGAGCTCAGTGCTGATGTCCAGCCCATGAAGATCCGCCTGGACAATATCACCATCACTCTGAAG GATGATGGTCCCAAGATCTACCCGACGGCCCCCCAGCCCCAACCTGCCACCTTTACCATAGACCAGGTGGTTCTGGAGCGCTCTGATGATGGCTTGTTTAGAATCAAAG GTGGTGCAGGCCCAGACTCTGCAGGTGGTGCTGTGGTATGTTTGGAGAAACCAGACAGTTCTTGTTCTGTCCAACCACAGCAGAGCACG AGTCCATCCCAGAGTCCATCCCTGGGGTCCCAGCTATTGGAGGCTCAGTTGGCCCTCTCTCAAGCCCTCACTGACCGAGAACGCCTCCTCCTGGAGGTCAGGAAGTACGACCCCATGTTTGACCTGTGA